A genomic stretch from Rhinatrema bivittatum chromosome 9, aRhiBiv1.1, whole genome shotgun sequence includes:
- the B3GNT5 gene encoding LOW QUALITY PROTEIN: lactosylceramide 1,3-N-acetyl-beta-D-glucosaminyltransferase (The sequence of the model RefSeq protein was modified relative to this genomic sequence to represent the inferred CDS: inserted 1 base in 1 codon), which yields MIGARRVRKWQFIQIFASCFILSVMLLWGQENNKFISHVKSFSYRYLINNYSFVNDSMSIYRDKPNISRYKYLINHQEKCHGQDVLLLLFVKTSPENRHRRDTIRQTWGNEEYILSQYDVNVKIVFALGMQKDPMKRDMLQSELALEDKKYNDLIQQDFFDTFKNLTLKLVLQFSWVNTYCPHAKFIMSADDDIFIHTPNLVSYLQRLEKMDAKDFWIGKVHRGSPPIRNRNSKYYVSYEMYQWPSYPDYTAGAAYVVSRDVAARVYEASQTLNTSFYIDDVFMGLCANKMGIVPQYHXIFSGEGKAPYHPCIYNKMMTSHGHAEDLHHLWKEATNPIVKTLSSGFWGNMYCKLVNIMLLCKVNYVNTYPCSSAWS from the exons ATGATTGGTGCCAGAAGAGTCAGAAAATGGCAATTTATACAAATATTTGCTTCTTGCTTCATACTGTCTGTCATGCTTTTATGGGGACAAGAGAATAATAAATTTATAAGCCATGTGAAGTCCTTTTCCTACAGATACCTCATAAATAATTACAGCTTTGTGAATGACAGCATGTCTATTTACAGGGACAAACCAAACATCTCAAGATACAAATACTTGATTAACCACCAGGAAAAATGTCATGGGCAAGATGTTTTGCTTCTGTTATTTGTGAAAACGTCACCTGAAAACAGACACAGGCGTGATACAATTCGTCAGACTTGGGGTAATGAGGAGTATATACTTTCTCAATACGATGTCAACGTTAAAATTGTTTTTGCTCTAGGCATGCAAAAAGATCCCATGAAGAGAGACATGCTGCAGAGTGAACTTGCACTGGAAGATAAGAAGTATAATGATCTCATTCAGCAGGATTTTTTTGACACCTTCAAGAATCTTACTTTAAAGTTAGTTTTGCAGTTCAGCTGGGTGAATACCTATTGTCCACATGCAAAATTCATCATGTCAGCAGATGATGACATTTTTATCCACACACCCAATCTTGTTTCATATCTGCAAAGACTGGAGAAAATGGATGCTAAAGATTTTTGGATTGGAAAAGTCCATCGTGGATCCCCTCCCATAAGGAACAGAAATAGCAAGTATTATGTCTCATATGAAATGTACCAGTGGCCTTCTTATCCCGATTATACTGCTGGTGCTGCATATGTAGTTTCCAGAGATGTGGCAGCCAGAGTGTATGAAGCTTCACAGACACTTAATACTAGTTTTTATATAGATGATGTATTCATGGGGCTCTGTGCCAACAAAATGGGGATCGTGCCTCAGTATC CCATTTTCTCTGGGGAAGGAAAAGCTCCATACCATccttgcatttataataaaatgatGACCTCTCATGGACACGCAGAAGACCTTCATCATCTTTGGAAGGAAGCTACTAATCCTATAGTTAAGACTTTGTCTTCTGGCTTTTGGGGCAATATGTATTGTAAATTGGTGAACATAATGCTTCTTTGCAAAGTAAATTATGTGAACACTTATCCTTGTTCATCTGCATGGTCCTAA